One segment of Panulirus ornatus isolate Po-2019 chromosome 2, ASM3632096v1, whole genome shotgun sequence DNA contains the following:
- the LOC139756352 gene encoding toll-like receptor Tollo, producing the protein MRQRVHLPPRTPVVVTPATPAALTRVCAIMLLVLLVLVGCVGGRPPECEWKLENAGVTAGDSQQVRTSCHVRTLNGALLSESSGNTSLSALAHAIHVTVLTLHCARQVVFESEVTAGMFSVFPRLEDLQILGCKVTELPPHALAGLQHLRRFTLRAHHQDWPGASLAIHSNALIDMGRLESLDLAHNALWSLPPTVLCHLPSLTTLNLTHNRLHHLPELGLGARQPSEENILPPECSLPLQHLNLSYNQVAEVPERAFSSARDLQTLSIRHNRLAHLSDWAFGGLFQLRHLDLSHNRLVAVPRSALTDLRELRELYIANNSLGVLPPAAFSSLGQLLTLDLSHNQLDLGPSNEEPFNGLIRLVVLDVSHNLLVHLGPDTFKNLYSLQVLRLAHNQLGHLSDATFSGLANLHTLDMMHNQLTTLSGRALQGLSVLTHLSLDHNRLETVHKAAFDNCSSLYHLSLAHNELTVLPEAVTRAPLLRTLDMSNNQISYLEEGVLQGLAHLQELRLAHNALTNLSKASFSQAPSLSFLDLSRNSLTEIEYGALESTPKLMGLNLHHNYLGDINGLVTFLQNLTWVNVSHNSITWFDYALISKNLEWIDLSYNQLTKLDNFYEVQKTLGLQVLYATHNNISDINAAVVPDGIKELHLQHNAISYVASNTFLDKASISLIDMRYNILTILEEAALRLSPRHTPPPLLLLSHNPLQCDCAADWLLRAAGAGLGGSLGGASILPHLGDVGAVQCRLPGLWHEAVVPLITVQPQQFLCTYRRHCFTLCHCCDFDACDCEQTCPRNCTCYHDHTWTHNVVDCGGGWSRMPSGVPMDVTEAFIDGNTMGALTSHALIGRKNLRVLHLNHSEITAIQNRTFNGLKNLQVLRLDHNQLEALHGYEFVDLRDLRELYLQNNYLKHLSNISFSPLRAIELLRLDNNFLTTFPVWNLALNPFLLEISLYHNPWSCECSYLANLRAWLEANRIKATNASLIRCQHNDTGNIGPPVLSDTPLRCDHYVTTTRINNLVIHDYVMLLLITAALLLLLLAAAVMVVANRRRLRLWAVSRYGKRLFEKSSAYVEEREKLFDAFVTHSAKDSAWVCGLMAPELEASGYRLCVVHRDCTAPSAPVSSQAIAESIACSRRVVLVISRGLVDAEWCRYDFKSAHVDALRGLRRKNILVVMLEDVPRSELDPELAAITRTAGTTLHPRDPRFWEKLRRAMPSLRPRLHSGLFAALSRKAASRPLVASEHQNGPSWPLPETKTLGHNATKSLTVNPYWETAMGNNVREVAWASKGEADLGEPPWLHSPTKPPSPAPVNETRDGGSSPLGSCSAPDHTYMSVSECWEYRGSPLPVSTFSTLAGTNSQASDSPSFGGRGAGGGGARPSVPLMFRRDAPDYLTRSWIFHPTLNEQPPPPGQTYFV; encoded by the coding sequence ATGAGGCAGCGTGTGCACCTGCCTCCCCGCACACCTGTCGTAGTGACACCTGCCACACCCGCCGCTCTGACACGTGTATGTGCTATCATGTTActggtactgttggtgctggTTGGGTGCGTGGGCGGCCGGCCTCCAGAGTGTGAGTGGAAACTGGAGAACGCCGGAGTAACAGCTGGAGACAGCCAGCAAGTCCGCACCAGCTGCCACGTGCGGACGCTGAACGGGGCACTGCTGTCGGAGAGCAGCGGCAATACATCGCTGTCAGCACTGGCCCACGCCATCCATGTCACGGTGCTCACGCTGCACTGCGCCAGGCAGGTGGTCTTCGAGTCGGAGGTCACAGCAGGGATGTTCTCCGTCTTCCCCAGGCTGGAAGACCTGCAGATCCTGGGTTGTAAGGTGACAGAGCTCCCCCCACATGCCTTGGCGGGCCTCCAGCACCTGCGGCGGTTCACGCTACGGGCACATCACCAGGACTGGCCTGGGGCATCCTTAGCGATCCACTCCAACGCTCTGATTGACATGGGTCGTCTAGAATCCCTTGACCTGGCTCACAACGCCCTGTGGTCCCTCCCGCCAACCGTGTTGTGCCACCTGCCGTCACTCACCACCCTTAACCTGACGCACAACCGCCTGCATCACCTACCTGAACTGGGATTGGGTGCCCGGCAGCCGTCGGAGGAAAACATCTTGCCTCCAGAGTGCTCGTTACCATTGCAACACCTCAATCTCTCGTACAACCAGGTTGCTGAGGTTCCCGAGAGAGCCTTCAGTAGTGCCAGGGACCTTCAAACTCTCTCAATCAGACACAACCGTCTCGCGCACCTCTCCGACTGGGCCTTCGGCGGTTTATTCCAACTCAGGCATTTAGATCTCTCGCACAACCGGTTAGTGGCTGTGCCAAGGTCTGCTTTAACTGACTTGCGTGAGTTGAGAGAGCTCTATATTGCAAACAACTCTCTAGGTGTCCTACCTCCAGCAGCCTTCAGTAGTTTGGGCCAGCTGCTGACACTAGACTTGAGCCACAACCAACTGGATTTAGGACCTAGTAATGAGGAACCTTTCAACGGCCTTATTCGTCTAGTGGTTTTGGACGTGTCGCACAACCTTCTGGTACACCTGGGCCCAGATACCTTCAAGAACCTGTACTCCCTCCAGGTACTGCGTCTTGCCCATAATCAATTAGGTCACCTCTCCGACGCCACTTTCTCTGGTCTGGCGAACTTGCATACCTTAGATATGATGCACAACCAGCTGACGACACTTTCCGGCCGAGCTCTTCAAGGTCTCTCTGTCTTGACACATCTGTCACTCGACCACAATCGTTTAGAAACCGTGCATAAAGCAGCATTTGACAACTGCTCCTCCTTATACCATTTGAGTCTCGCCCATAATGAACTGACTGTCCTGCCAGAGGCTGTGACTCGGGCTCCACTTCTGAGAACACTTGACATGAGCAATAATCAAATCTCTTACCTTGAAGAAGGCGTCCTACAAGGCCTAGCACATCTACAAGAACTACGTCTGGCCCACAACGCTTTGACTAACTTGAGTAAAGCGTCCTTTTCTCAAGCCCCATCTCTCAGCTTCCTTGACCTTTCCCGAAACTCCCTCACAGAAATTGAATATGGAGCGCTAGAGTCGACGCCGAAATTGATGGGTCTtaacctccaccacaactactTAGGAGACATCAACGGCCTCGTGACCTTCCTGCAGAACCTCACTTGGGTCAATGTCTCTCACAACAGCATCACTTGGTTCGACTATGCCCTTATCTCTAAGAATCTTGAATGGATAGACCTTAGTTACAACCAGTTAactaaattagataacttttacGAAGTTCAGAAAACTCTCGGACTTCAGGTGCTTTACGCCACTCACAATAACATCTCTGACATCAACGCAGCAGTTGTTCCAGACGGTATAAAGGAGCTTCACCTGCAACATAACGCTATTTCTTACGTGGCCTCCAACACCTTCCTGGATAAGGCCAGCATATCCCTCATTGATATGCGCTACAACATTTTGACGATTCTAGAGGAGGCAGCGTTGAGGCTATCCCCCAggcacacccctccaccccttttGCTGCTTTCTCATAACCCTCTTCAGTGTGACTGTGCCGCAGATTGGCTGTTGCGGGCTGCTGGGGCGGGTCTAGGGGGTTCCTTGGGCGGGGCATCCATCCTACCACACCTGGGAGATGTAGGAGCCGTCCAGTGCCGCTTACCGGGACTGTGGCACGAAGCTGTGGTGCCCTTGATAACCGTACAACCACAACAGTTTCTCTGTACGTACCGCCGCCACTGCTTCACGCTGTGCCACTGTTGTGACTTTGACGCGTGTGACTGTGAGCAGACTTGCCCCAGGAATTGTACCTGCTACCACGACCACACGTGGACACACAACGTGGtagattgtggtggtggctggtcccGTATGCCCTCTGGAGTGCCAATGGACGTCACGGAAGCTTTCATTGATGGCAATACCATGGGTGCTTTGACTTCCCATGCCCTCATTGGAAGAAAGAACCTGAGGGTTCTTCACCTCAACCACTCTGAGATCACCGCTATCCAGAACCGCACCTTCAATGGGCTCAAGAACTTGCAGGTATTGCGGCTCGACCACAACCAGCTGGAGGCTTTACATGGTTACGAGTTCGTGGATCTGCGTGACCTCCGCGAACTGTACCTCCAAAACAACTACCTCAAACACCTGAGCAACATCTCCTTCTCTCCCCTACGAGCGATAGAACTCCTGCGACTGGACAACAACTTCCTGACGACCTTCCCCGTGTGGAACCTCGCACTGAACCCCTTCCTGCTTGAGATAAgcctctaccacaacccctggaGCTGTGAGTGTAGTTACTTAGCAAACCTCAGAGCTTGGCTGGAGGCAAATCGCATCAAAGCAACCAATGCTAGTCTAATACGCTGCCAGCATAATGACACCGGCAACATAGGACCTCCTGTCCTCTCCGACACGCCCTTAAGATgtgaccactacgtgaccacAACCCGAATCAATAACCTTGTCATTCATGACTACGTAATGTTGCTGCTCATAACTGCAGCGCTTCTGCTCCTGCTACTGGCAGCGGCCGTCATGGTGGTGGCAAACCGACGCCGCCTCCGACTGTGGGCAGTCAGCCGCTATGGCAAGCGGCTTTTTGAGAAATCTTCTGCTTATGTTGAAGAGCGAGAAAAGCTCTTTGACGCGTTCGTCACCCACAGTGCCAAAGACTCAGCGTGGGTGTGTGGACTGATGGCTCCCGAACTGGAGGCGTCCGGCTACCGGCTGTGTGTGGTTCACCGGGACTGCACGGCTCCCTCAGCCCCTGTGTCTAGCCAAGCTATCGCTGAGAGCATCGCCTGCAGTCGTCGCGTGGTGCTGGTAATATCCAGAGGCCTTGTGGACGCCGAGTGGTGCCGCTACGACTTCAAGAGTGCCCACGTCGATGCTCTACGGGGGCTGCGACGCAAGAACATCCTCGTTGTCATGCTGGAAGACGTGCCAAGATCAGAACTTGACCCTGAACTGGCCGCCATCACTCGTACAGCTGGCACCACTCTTCATCCACGCGACCCACGGTTCTGGGAGAAGTTACGGCGAGCGATGCCCTCACTGCGACCAAGACTGCATTCCGGTCTTTTCGCAGCTCTTAGCAGGAAGGCAGCGAGTCGACCGCTCGTGGCTTCCGAACATCAGAACGGTCCATCTTGGCCGTTACCGGAAACCAAGACACTGGGTCACAACGCTACAAAATCCCTGACAGTCAACCCGTACTGGGAGACGGCCATGGGCAACAATGTAAGAGAGGTGGCGTGGGCCTCTAAGGGGGAAGCAGATCTCGGAGAGCCCCCCTGGTTGCACAGCCCGACCAAACCTCCGTCCCCAGCTCCGGTTAATGAGACAAGAGATGGTGGGTCGTCGCCCTTGGGTTCTTGTAGCGCCCCGGACCACACGTacatgagtgtgagcgaatgctgGGAGTACAGAGGTTCACCGCTCCCAGTCAGTACCTTCTCCACACTGGCCGGGACCAACTCCCAAGCCAGTGATAGTCCGTCTTTTGGTGGAAGAGGGGCGGGAGGGGGCGGTGCTCGGCCCTCAGTCCCGCTCATGTTCCGTCGAGATGCCCCCGACTACCTCACCCGTAGCTGGATCTTCCACCCGACCCTTAACgagcaacctcctccccctgggCAGACCTACTTCGTCTAG